A part of Penaeus chinensis breed Huanghai No. 1 chromosome 6, ASM1920278v2, whole genome shotgun sequence genomic DNA contains:
- the LOC125026608 gene encoding E3 ubiquitin-protein ligase KEG-like: MRCKLCKKGYDSRRHVPLILPSCGHTFCRMCLLELEEEETHFDCPRCDKLHKRPSVQNLQINWDSLEDEDDSKKVAIYRTSSATGQSCSGFKIGGSVNLGFGVNDNGVCLGVNATGGVAIDEFKMAGNFGLGFQAGPHGAMINGQAGLAVGLGQDAFICGGNANLGIDPLPRIGANGSWQIIPGGNRSITF, translated from the exons ATGCGATGCAAACTCTGCAAGAAGGGTTACGATTCCCGCCGCCACGTGCCGCTCATCCTGCCCTCCTGTGGCCACACCTTCTGCAGGATGTGCCTTCTGGAACTCGAGGAAGAGGAGACCCATTTTGACTGCCCTCGCTGCGA TAAGCTGCATAAAAGACCCTCTGTTCAGAATCTACAAATAAACTGGGATTCcctggaggatgaggatgactcAAAAAAG GTCGCCATCTACAGGACTTCGAGTGCTACGGGCCAGAGTTGCAGTGGTTTCAAAATTGGTGGCAGCGTTAATCTCGGATTTGGGGTAAACGACAATGGAGTCTGTCTCGGTGTCAACGCCACAGGGGGCGTGGCGATCGACGAATTCAAAATGGCTGGCAACTTTGGGCTAGGCTTTCAGGCAGGCCCTCACGGTGCTATGATTAACGGTCAGGCTGGCTTGGCTGTAGGATTAGGCCAAGACGCGTTTATATGTGGTGGCAATGCGAATTTGGGGATTGATCCTCTTCCGCGGATTGGAGCGAATGGTTCGTGGCAGATTATTCCAGGCGGTAATCGGAGTATCACGTTCTGA